The window TAAGTTATCCTCCAGATTCACCATTTTATAGTCTTGTGTGCACAAATGCAATGGAAAAAAAGGCTCCCTTCTTTTCCATTAGTCCATCCCTTTGACGTTTGCATAATATTATCATAACACCGTGGTCTGCCTCATAATGATCTGAAATTTTCTTTCCACTGTTTCATTGCCCTCAAAAACCCTGTCTTACTGCGGATTTTCTCTGTAAACACAATAATATCTCGTCAACAAGGTCAGTATTAGCTCTTGACGGCCCACTCTTTAAGGCCAACGAGAAAGCAGCTGAGTCACAGTTTTACTTGTTTGACTTTCTCCACATTCCATAAAGCCCAGTCTGTTGTCAGTAATTCAATAATCTCACCCGTTTAATGAAAATCATGTTGGAACTGACACCTTTTTTCTGGgaaatgttgtttctttaatGTAATAGATTAAACCTACCACTTTCATCATAAGGGCAATTTACTGGTAAAGTACATctacttttatttactgttatttcACATAACAGTTACATGTTGCAGAGCACTGGGCTCCCATGGTCATGAAAATCAGGGAAAAATTTTACAATTTGAACATGTACACGCAAATGTTTTTGAAGATTATATGAAGTCATTAAAAGTCAGCAAaagttgtgacattttatataatGATGAAACTAAAGAAGGATGTGTGTCTGAAGTTAGCAAAATGCAAAACTTTGTTGCATAAGTTTCAACCCTACTGCTGCGACACTAGATTTTACCCCAGGGAGTTGTTTAACAAGCCACCCGGATACTACATATCTTGTCTCATTAAATAGATGACAGAATAAACATTAGCCACACtctaaataataatttaaaaaaatagcatTTGCTGTGTGAAAAAGCACCTCAGCTTTTTCCACTGAAGGTTAATATTTTATCTCATGAAAttgtaaacatttttaagatgttCGTGATGGAGGTGGTTTTCATTTCAGGGGAGGGGACCCTCCTCCACCATAAAATGCTGCGGTAAACTTTTTATATACGATGCCACCAATAAATCAACGCTTTTTCTGAactctgtagttttttttccaactgtgGCTGTAACACTAATGACCGTACGACTGGCCTTGACAGCTCATAGGTAGCTGTACTTTACAACCTAGGGTGAATTTTAAAACTTCTTGAACTTTCACAATTTCTGCTTTcaatatgaatttaaaatctCAGAGACTGACATGAAAATGAAGGATAAGGTGCTGCCTTAGAGCAGGGTCAGGCAATACCTTGTCCCTGTTGATGCTGTTGCAGTAGAACTGTATCAGGGCCAAGTCTGGGCCACAGAACTAGGCCAGGCTCTGTTGGTGTGCCACTTAATTATCTCCTCTCTTCATCAGAGCTGTAGCCACAGGGCTCTCCTGCCTCTATGCCTGGGCTGCCTGGCTTGAGTAATTGTGGATGAAAGAGACATGCTGGTCTCACAGTTTAAAACAGCTTGTAAGAGGTGAATTGACTTGTGACAATGGCTTGTGATGATGCCAATAACTTGGTTTCTGAAGGGTTCAGATAGCAAAGAATGCAAGAAAGAGTCAGAATAGATTACAGTATATAGGCACATGATGACAATGATCTCTTTCCCTCAGAGAGACAAATTTAATCAGATAAAATTGTAGTTTGGTTTAAATGTAGCTTAACTGTATTCTGCCACAATGAAATGTTGGTCTGACATTTCATATTAAGATTTCTGTTCTAAtatcctcttttctcttcctccttttgtCAGTGTTCAGGCTGGGAAATACAATAAATTCCATTGAGGCTGCTAAGCGAACCATGCAACTCTCTGACCGAGTGCTGTGCCTGTGCCTTACTGTGGCCAACATCAACCGCGCCCTCTACTTTATCTGTGACAATGTACTTTGGGCCAGAAATGTCGGCCTTATCCGTGATATCGACAAGGAACGTTGGAGTCTAAGTGCCTCTCGCTTCTACCTCTTCTCGCTAGTTATGAGTGTGACCAGAGATGTTTATGTTATCGCCCAGTTAATGGTACAGAGAGCAAGAGataaacactttaaacagaAAATGGATTTGCATCTCAATGAGAGCCCGGAAGTAGCTGAGGTTGTCATTCCCCAGCTggatgcttttctttttctgctgttgGAGAGCCTAAAATCACATCCCGCTGTTGCCTTGGACGCagtgaaaaatatctgtgaTCTCACCATCCCTTTAGACAGGTTGGGGATATACCAGTCGAATGCAGGAGTGGTCGGATTTTGTGGCCTGATATCCTCACTGATTGGGATTGTAACCCTCGTACAGCCCAAGTTAAAAATCAAACCATGATAATGAGGGTTATTATAGGTTGACCAGCTGCAGATAAAAAGGTTTATGACAACATACTGGTTTGTAAAACGACTTAGTGTCATCTAGCTGGAGCTGTAATAGTGGTTAACTGGTGTTTACCCGGTGCACAAAGTAATTAAGCAGCACAATGCTTTACTTGGCATTTAggtttcacacaaacacaagccaGCAATAACTGAAGGCTTGCAAGTGTCGAGAATGACTTAACTGAAttgttttggggaaaaaaaattaacatgatCTTTTGAAATAGACACAAATTTTACTTGACATTCAATGGGGACCAGTTATGGACTTACACACCAGGTAAAAGGGAGCAAATCAGGTTTTTATAGTAGccttatatatttttgtttgcatCCCTGTCTTCTCCAGCACCACACAGTCCATCACACCAGCAATTTTCTAACTACTGTATTTGCAAAATAAGGGCTTCCTACTGATATAAGCTGTGATGCACCTTTCTTTTAGAAAAACTTCAGTTGTTAATCAGGGTGGCATAGTCACCTTAAATCTAGCGTCTTTCACTGCTCTCTGGGTGGCGTAGTCATCTTAAATCTAGCGTCTTTCACTGCTC is drawn from Thunnus thynnus chromosome 5, fThuThy2.1, whole genome shotgun sequence and contains these coding sequences:
- the pex11a gene encoding peroxisomal membrane protein 11A, producing MDAFVKFTNQSQGRDRVFRATQYACALSRYLLRNNPETKDLVAKLKSLEANMSAGRKLFRLGNTINSIEAAKRTMQLSDRVLCLCLTVANINRALYFICDNVLWARNVGLIRDIDKERWSLSASRFYLFSLVMSVTRDVYVIAQLMVQRARDKHFKQKMDLHLNESPEVAEVVIPQLDAFLFLLLESLKSHPAVALDAVKNICDLTIPLDRLGIYQSNAGVVGFCGLISSLIGIVTLVQPKLKIKP